A window from Peromyscus eremicus chromosome 5, PerEre_H2_v1, whole genome shotgun sequence encodes these proteins:
- the C5H16orf87 gene encoding UPF0547 protein C16orf87 homolog isoform X1, producing the protein MSATRAKKVKMATKSCPECDQQIPVACKSCPCGYIFISRKLLNAKHSEKSPSSTENKHEAKRRRTERVRREKINSTVNKDLENRKRSRSNSHSDHIRRGRGRPKSTSAKKHEEEREKQEKEIDIYANLSDEKAFVFSVALAEINRKIINQRLIL; encoded by the exons ATGTCTGCAACTCGAGCCAAGAAAGTGAAGATGGCCACCAAATCGTGCCCCGAGTGCGACCAACAG ATTCCTGTTGCATGTAAATCATGTCCCTGTGGTTACATATTTATTAGCAGAAAACTACTGAATGCAAAACATTCAGAGAAATCACCATCTTCTACAG AAAACAAGCATGAGGCCAAGAGGAGGCGAACAGAGAGAGTTAGGAGAGAGAAGATAAATTCTACAGTAAATAAGgatttagaaaacagaaagagatcTCGAAGTAACAGCCATTCAGATCATATCAGACGAGGAAGAGGAAGACCTAAAAGTACATCTGCCAAAAaacatgaggaagaaagag aaaaacaggaaaaggaaattGACATCTATGCTAACCTCTCTGATGAAAAGGCTTTCGTGTTTTCAGTCGCCTTGgcagaaataaatagaaaaattatcAATCAAAGACTTATTCTCTGA